The Parcubacteria group bacterium genome includes the window TACTGCGCAAGCACCGGCTGGTAATCAAAGTACTCGTTGAGCGCCTTTAATTCAAAATCAATCCGCGCTTCCCGGGACCCCTCAAACGCCACAATACCCTCCCGCATTGCCACGTACCGCAAAAACGGCGCAGCCGTATTGAGCACCACCACGTCGGCCTCGCTCCCCAGGGAGCGGGTGAACTGCTCAAGAAGCTCCAGACGGATGTCAAAAAAACGCGCGCGGAACGCAGGGTCCAGGTACACGGCTAGGTCAACATCACTTCCTTTGCGGCTGCCGCCGGTTGCGGCAGAGCCGAACACATAGCCGAATAAAACGTCTTTTCGGGCGGCCAGCACCCGTGCCGCGGCATCGGTTATTGTTGCGATATCGCTCTGTTCCATAGGCTTTCATCATAACATATAAAATAAGCCCGCTCAAGGTTCTGAACGGGCTTTGTCAACGGGGAATAGAAATGTCACCTTTTGCGGGCTATGTGCGGCGCGGTTTCCAGGCCGGGAATGTTGTGCCGATTTGCTTGCCCCGCAGAATAGGCATAATCACCTCTTTGCCGGGGCGCGCGATATGCGCGGTGATGCCCGCTTTCTGCAGGCGGTCCGCAACCTTAAGTTTTGAACTCATGCCGGTCGGGCGGGCGGACGCATGGTCGCGCACCATACTCCAAACGGCTTTGGTAACGCGCGGGATAACCGGAATCGGGTCGCCCAGCGGCTTGCCCGAGGGACTCATTTCGCACACGCCGGGCACGTCCGTGAACAGAAACACGCGTTTGGCCTTCATTGCCCGGGCAACGCGGCACGCGAGCTGGTCATTGTCGCCTTTCTCGTTAATGTATGCCTTCATCTCCTCCGCGGAACGGGTATCGTCTTCGTTGATGATGGGCACGCCGCCGCACCTCGCGAACCGCTCCAAGAATGCAATGGACTCTGCGGCGGTTGACCCCCTTCCGAAATCCGCGTGCGTGCGCAACACCTGTCCCGCAAAAATTCCGCGCCTGGCGAATGCTTCAATCCATGCCTGCACAATGGTCGGCTGGCCGACAGATGCCGCCATTTGCTTGCGCCAAACCTCGCCTCCCGCAGGTACCAAGTGCGCCTCGGCGCGCATGCCCGCGAGTGTGGCGCCGGACGTGATAATAATCACCCGGTACCCGAGCGCGTGCGCGTGCGCGACCTCATCCACGATCCAGCCAATCACCTTGCGGCGCACGGTACCGGCCGGAAAAACCAGCGCATTGGAACCAATTTTGATTATGATGAGCTTGCGCATCACTTTTGCCTCCCTTGCGTATGAATGAACGATTCCGCACATACCAAAAAACCAGCCCGGAAGCTGGTTTGCAAGGTAGTGCGTGGGTTACGAAATACAAATTATGCCAACTTCCGGTCGGGTTGTTTCGGCTGCGGCGGGGTTGTGATAATCGTGTATTCCATAGGTGGTGGAAGTATAGCAGTAAAGAGGTTATGCTGCAAGTAGAAACCACATAATTAATTAGCCTTGCTTTTTTACATGGAAGCGGTACTCTATAATAGAATATACCTCAATACCTATATGCCTGACTGCATTTTTTGCGACATCGTGGCCGGACGAGCCCCAAGCCACACCATCTGGGAAGACGAAAAGCACCTCGCCTTCCTTTCCATTTACCCGAACACCGAAGGATTTTCCGTGGTTGTTACCAAAGAGCACTACCCAAGCTACGCGTTTGACCTGCCGGATGAGGTATTGGCAAATTTGGCGCTCGCCGCAAAACGCGTGGGCAAGCTGCTTGATGGGCGTTTGGATGGCGTTGGCAGGACCGGCATGATACTGGAAGGCTACGGCGTGGACCACGCGCACGCAAAGCTCTTTCCCATGCACGGCACGGCCAAGGAAACGGAATGGCAAAAACGCGCGTCAAGCGTGGACAAGTACTTTACGGAATACGAGGGGTACATTTCTTCGCATGACTACAAGCGGGCGGATGATGCTGCGCTCGCGGAGCTTGCAAAAAAAATCCGCGCGGAAACATAATGCTACGCCAGCCGCGGCACATCCAACAGGGCAACCGAAGTCAATCAAATGAAAAAGGAAAGCACGGGCGCACTCAAAAGAGCATGCCCGTGCTTGCATAAACAGCGCACTTTACTATACTACCTATCGCAGGGATGCGGATGCGTGAATGCCTAATCCCCAATTGGATTCACGCTCCCGCCCTGTTTTTAGGTTGCCTCCTGCCAAACGCACGCGCTCAAGTACGTGTCGCGCGCGCCGTGCACCAGAGAAGAACCGGGCCGCAGCATCACCTCGCACCCGGCCACTTCCCCTCCGTAAAGAAAGGCGCCATACTTGGTGTGGCCTTCTAGTTTCTGCGGAGACCCATCCGGCCCAAGCACCAACGCGGTTTCTTTGATGTTAAAGTACTCCTGCACCACTGTCCCCGCACTCTGCGGAGAACAGCAGAACTCGTCCCACTTTCTCTGCGAACACGAACGGCCGATCATAATGCCGCGCGCGCACGCGCCGGAGGGCGGCTTTAAGAGCCAGCCCTTGCGGTTCAAATCCTGAATGGAGACGGCTCCATCCGGAAAAGAAACCGTGCCGCCACGCTCCAGGATGCCGGTCTTCGGAATCGCCTCATCCAGAACGCGGTACGCGTCCTGACCGAGCCGATCCTTAAAAACCTCTCTGAACCCCGGCATACGCAGTGCCACAAACCAGAACTTACTGCCCAAGAAACGGCGCCCGGGAGGGCTCATCACCGCATACCGATGAGGGGCTCCCTCCACAAGCCGCTGGAACTGCGGATGCCCGAACTTCACCTGGCTGCGCAGAACGCAGTTAATGCCGGAAGAGTCGTCAGGAACGTCTCCGATCATGCGCGCCGCGACGCCGCGCCGATTGAGTTCCTTTTCCAAGACGTGAAAGTTGTGCCACTCTCCTGCGTAAGCGTCAATAAGGATGCCCACGCGCGCTGCACTCTCCGCGGACCCGTACCGCGCTTGCCATCCGCGAAAACACTGCAACACGGTTTCCGCGAACACGCCGCCAGCGTCAAAACCGTTGAAAAGCGAATTGCGCAACCGATACTGCCTATCCAGCAACAGGTAATCCCCAAGGCCCAACGGGCACGTGGTGTTGATGTCAATGACCCGGAACCCCTCCTGCGTCCGGATCATATCAAGCCGAATGAACGGGGATACCGGCGACATATACCCAGGATCGTTCAGCGCAACAGCGCGCTCACGCGCCGGCACCACCGCATCCGCAAGAACGGCGCATCGCGCATCGCCTCCGGAAAGCCCCTCCTGCACAAGTTCCAGCTGCACGCGGGTGAACTGATCCCATGCGAGCGCGAGATTCCGCAACTGCGCAACCTCTTGGGCTTCAAGCACAAAAGGCTCAAGCGTGGGCTGAATCAGCTCCTCAACGCATTCCCCTTCGGCCCACCTTTTGCGCCGAGGAGACGGAAAAAGGGTTGCCGACTGATCCTTGAGTGCGTTCCACCGCTCCATGCTGTGCCGGTACACATGCCCGGCGTCAAAGAGCTCCTGCATATCTGCCTGCGTAAGCACGGCGTACTCCTTTTCATAGTGTGGCAGGTTATGTCCTCATCGGGACTTAGCGATCCGCAGAACGTTTCTGTAGACCGCTTCGTCCCGACGAGAAGCAGGGACGAAACTACATACATTGTTAAAGAACGTCTTTTTGTTCACCTATGCTCCCCAACCTGCTCCCGGTGCGAACAAAATCACGAAACCGAACAGTGAGGAGTATTCCGGAAACTGGAGCGCGTACCGGCTCTTCTGCGAATGTCCGGATGTCAGCCACCGACCCAAGCACATCACCTTTGCGCACTTCATCAAAAACATTTTTAGAAGGGACAAAGATGCCGCCCCCGTCCGTATAGAGGTAGTGGGAGACAAACACCGGGATTTCCTTTTGAGGAACATCGCTCAAGGAAACATCGGACATGCCGTACGAGGAGAGGAGCCGGAAAAGAGAGTTGGCAATCCGGGAGATTGTTTCCGAAGAAATGGTCAGGTGGCGCTCCATCTCAAGCGCAATTGCGGGAACGCCCTCCTGAACCAGCGCGAGATCCAATGCTCCGGAAAAATGTTTGTCCGCATCTCGCTCCATATCAATCTGCCAGATACACTCCGGAGCAATTACCCGCAAAGCCTTTGAACATATCTGTTCCATCTCGCCGCCTGTTTTTACCAGAATGCCCAAGAATGGGCACTGCCGTGAAAAGGTGTGTAAATCCACAACCAAATCAGCCTTTCTCGCCTCTCCAAACACGGCAGAGGCAATGCGTTTCCCTAAATCTTTTTGGGAAGACCCGGGAAACGAGCGGTTCAAATTATCCCCATCAAGCGGCTCTTGCCGCGAGTCAAAAAGAAGACCTAAGGGATTTGCGGTAGAGATAATGACAACTGTGCCCTTTTTGAGGGGGTATTTTTTAAGAAGCGCCAACAGCTCCTTGAGCACAAAGAGCGGCGTTATCTCGTTCCCGTGTTGATTGGCAATAAAGACAATCCGAGGGCCAGGCACGCCCGAAGAAACCTCAATGAGCGGGAGAGATAAGTCAACGACCCCCAAAGAGCCGATAGTGAGTTGTTTTGACTGTATTTTCATATAAAATAAACACAAAACAAGTCCATCCGCCAGATGGACTTGTTATCATGTTTTACCTTACGTGTTTAGCGTTTTTATGGTGTGTAAACGCTAGTGTTAGACAAAAATAGAAAACAACCTTCCGGCGGAGGGGTTTGTACGGTGCCAATAACGATATGCCGAAAAGGTATTCATAATGATTCAAGTATAGCTGAAAGAAAAAAGTTGTCAAGTGAATGAGAAAAAATTCGGCCATGATCGCTTATCGCAACCATGGCCGATATGATGGCAGGGAGGGAAGGATTTGAACCTTCATCCTCTGGCTTTGGAGGCCAGCGCTCTAGCCTTTTTGAGCTACCTCCCTATTCCTACGCTACTCCTGGTGCCTATGCGGGGACTGTTTTGGAACGGACAGTGCCGTTCGTGGATGCTCACTGACTGACTTAGAGCACGCATTCTGGAGAGCCACTGAATGACGTGCTCCACACGCGGAACACTCTCTCACGGTATGTGAGTTGCCCCATCCGGCCCGTACTACAACTAATTCCATTTGATGTGTAGAGTGCGCCATCGCAGCCCCCTTCCCAAGTGAAAGAACAAACAAAAATCCCGTCCCCGAAGCACAACAAATAATTGCGCATCAAGGGCGGGATTCTTTAATCTCGCGGTACCACCTTGGTTGCTGAACCGATTTTTGACGGATTTATTCAATGTGCAGGGATTGATGGAGGCGCAAAAATGTGAATATTGGCCCTCAAAACCTGCAAAAAAATCCGTCAGTAAAACGGATTCAAGCCACTTTACCGACTCTGGCTCCACCTCATCGGTGGACGACATCAGCTAGGATAAGGTTACGGATCCTGCCGGGTTCGCACTATCGCACGAACCTCCTCACTCTGCCCAACCCCCAGCTCGCGCCAGGGACAGAGATCAACGGATTTTAGAATTGTTAATGTAACCCCAGTATAGCACGCCTGCGGAATTTGTCAAGAGGTCGCAAAAATTTTGCAAACTTCTCCCGCAGCTTCGCGACTTTGGGGTTGATGATGGCCTGGCAGTATGCCTGGTCCGGATTTTTTTTGAAGTAGTCGTGATGATAATCCTCTGCCTCGTAAAACTCACCGAGTGGCTCAACTTCGGTGATGACCGGGCTCTCAAACGTCTTGGCATCCTCAAGCTCGCGGATGAAGCGTTCAATCTCCTGGCGCTGGTCGTCCCGAGTGTACAGGATGATGGAGCGGTACTGGGTTCCCGCGTCATTCCCTTGCCGATTTAAGGTGGTCGGGTCATGCACACCGAAAAATATGGACAATAAATCCTGGAACTTTATTTGGTTTGGGTCGTATTCCACGCGGATCACTTCCGCGTGGCCAGTTGAGCCACTGCAAACTTGATCATAGGTTGGGTTTTTGACGGTGCCGCCCGCGTATCCTGGGGTGACTGACGTAACGCCGCGGAGCATCTGGAATGTTGCCTCGGTGCACCAGAAGCATCCCCCGCCTAAGATGATAGTTTGTGTTTGCATAGAGTGCTTTTTGAACGAGGGATTGTCAAGGTGCTGCTACTGGATTTTCTTCTGGCCTGCCATATAGTCCCGCAGGACTTTTGGGATTTCAATGGACCCGTCTTTTTGCTGGTAATTTTCCATGATCGCAATCATGGTGCGCCCCAGGGCGCATACCGTGTTGTTGAGGGTATGGACGAATTTTGGCGTGCCGCCGTCTTTGTACTTGATGTTGAGGCGGCGGGCCTGAAAATCCGTATCATTGCTGCAAGATGCGAGCTCACGGTACGCATTCTGGCCCGGAAACCAGCCCTCTATATCGTACTTCTTGGCGTTCGGCGCGCCAATGTCGCCGGAGCACATGTTGAGCACGTGGTACGGAATCTTTAGTGATTGCCAGAACTCTTCCGAGATGGCGAGCAGGTCCTCGTGCATGTCCCATGACTGGCCTTCTTTACAGAATACGAACATCTCCACTTTATCAAACTGGTGGCCGCGGATAATGCCAGTTGTGTCCTTGCCATAGGTGCCGGCCTCGCGGCGGAAGCAGGAGGAGAAGCCGAAGTACTTAAGCGGCCCTTCAGAAAGGTCAATGACTTCGTCCGCGTGGTACGAGGCAAGCGGCACCTCGGCCGTGCCGATGAGGTACAAATCATCCTCGTCCGCGTTGACCTTGTAGATTTCATTCTTGTCCGCCGGGAAAAATCCGGTGCCGAACATGGCGGCCTCGCGCACGAGCATGGGGGGCAGTATGGGCGTGAATCCTTTGGCCCGCATGAAGTGAGCGCTGTACTGGATAAGCGCAAACTCAAGCATGACCAGATCGTTTTTCAAGTACCAGAACCGGGCGCCGGACACTTTGGACGCTCCCAATTCCGCGTGGTCGCGCACTTTAAAATCAAACGTTGGTTTTTCGCCCCATGTTTTGACTTCCTGGTTGCCGGTTTCATCTGTGCCGACTGGAACAGACTCGTGCGTGATGTTCGGAAGCTGGATCAAGAGCTCGCGCAATGATGATTCAACAGGTGCGAGCTTCTGCTCCAAAATTTTCACGGCATCGCCGAGCGCCTTTAACTTCTTGATTTCTCCGGGCGAGGGTTTTGACTTGGAGCCTGCTTTGAGCGCGGCGCGCTTCTCGTCAATCTCGGTGATAATGCTGCGCCGCTCGGCGTCCAATTTCAAAATTTCATCCACTGATGCGGCGCATTTGCGGATTTTGTTGTTTGCTTTGACTTTGTCCGGGTGCTCCCGGATAAATTGCATGTCCAGCATACTATATATTTGAAACCAGCTCTGTTTCTTTTGCGCCGCGCTTTTTGGCTTCAATCTTGCCTTTGGTCTTGGGGCTTATGACGAGCCGGGTTGGAATGCCGATTAAATCCGCATCTGCGAACTTTTCCGCGTTGGACGCTTCACGCCTATCATCCCATAACACTTCTTTTCCGCCCGCGGCCAGCGACTCGTACACTTTTTCGGACTGCTGGTATACTGCATCATCATCGCCCAAGCTAACCAGGTGATAAGCAAAAGGCGCAACTTCCTCGGGCCAGATGATGCCATGCTCGTCATGGTGCACTTCCACGATCGCGCCCATTAAACGGGAGATGCCGATGCCATAGCAGCCGATGATGACCTCTTTTGATTTCCCGCTTTCATCCGTAAACTTGAGGCCGAAATCTTTGGAAAACTTGGTTCCCAAATCAAAGATATTTCCGACTTCAATAGTCTTGAGCTCTTTGACGGGTGTGCCGCAGTCAGGGCACGCCACCCCCCCTTTCTTCCCCCCCTTACCAAGGGGGGGATTGAGGGGTGGTAGATTTGCGATTTCCTTATTTTGCGCAAACCCGCAATCGCACGCAAAAATCACATCTTCCCCGTTCTCGGTTGCAACCTGGAACTCGTGCGAGTACTCTTTGGTGAATGACCCGCCCGATGCCTCGGTGATGATCGCGTCCAAGCCGCAGCGCTTGAAAACTTTTGCGTACGCGCCTTTCGCCTTTTCGTAGTATAGCTTGAGATCTTCGGCAGACGCGTGGAAGCTGTACAAATCTTTCATCAAAAATTCGCGGCCGCGCAGCAACCCGGCTTTGGCGCGCAGCTCATCCCTGAACTTGGTCTGAATCTGGTACCAGGCCCGCGGCAAATCGCGGTAGGAATTAATGTGCTTTTTGGCCAAAGGCACAATCACCTCTTCGTGGGTCGGGCCCAGGGCGTACTCGGATCCCGCGCGCGAGGGAACTTTGAACAGCACGTCCATGCTGTCCCATCGCCCGGTCTTCTGCCAGTTCTCTTTGGGGTGCAGGGCGGGCAGGGAAACTTCCTGCCCGTTGATTGCATCCATCTCCTCGCGCACAATAGCGCTGATATTTTCCAGAACCCGGACGCCTAATGGCAGGTATGAATACACGCCCGCCATCAACTGGTCAACAAACCCGGCGCGCACTAAAAAATTGTGGTTTGCGCTCTGCGCGCTCCCCTCGCCGGTTTTGCTTGTTTTGCTGAAGAGAAGCGACTGCCGCATATAGGGATATTCTACCACGCACGCTCTAAAAATCAATCAATGCCTAACAAATCCCGGATCCCTCTGTGCGCCGCCATGTCGCGGTACCCCATTTCGTAGGTTTCCAACATGCTCTTTTTGGTGCGCTGAAGCGTGGACACCGGAATCCCGCTTACAGGCGCAAGCCGCTCTATGCGGACCCCCTTGGGAGCTTCGTAGTGCACGAGACGCGGCCGGGCGGAGCCGGAGCCACGCTCCCATGGCAAGGCTCGCCTCCAGGCGGGGAACGGAATTGTTGATGGCAATGATGCGCTCGGCGCCGCGGCGCACAGCCTCGCGGATGTGCGCGCGCAGATCAGCGGAGAGTTCGGAATCGCAGTACCTTCCCCCGTCCACGGCAATGAGCTTCCCGAACGCAATGGGCATGGCCTTGCTCGCGCGCAAGAGCTCAAAAATTTCTTCTTCATCCTCCCGTTCTTTATCCGAAAAGTACACGATCCCGCCGGTGTCCGCGTTCGTGGCCGCAATCAAGAGCTCGGAGGGCGAAGTTTTGACCTTGCGCAGGACAAGCGGATTGTCCTGCTTCATGATCACGTCAATCAAATAGTCCACGTCAATGATTTTCCACAGGCGCAGGCGGTTGATGAACTTGCGCGCGGCGAGCGCCTCGGTCCACACGCGCGTGATGGCATCGTACTGCTTGGCCGCATAGTACGCGAACGTCCCGGTTGAGCCGGAACCCGCAATCAAAAAATCCGGCTCCTTGAATCCGTATTCGCGCGCCAGGGCAACCATGGCGCCTGCCGCGTAGCCGCAGGACATGCCGCCCCCGCTCGCCACCACCGCAATCTTTCCGTTCCCTTTCTGTTGTACCGGCATAATCCAAAAAAACGCGCACACGCGTAAAGCGCCCAACATTAAATGATTAAATGGGACACCATGTCCACGAGCCGGTTCGCATACCCCCACTCGTTGTCGTACCACGCGAGCACCTTGAGCAAGTTGCCGGAAACGACGCGCGTATATTCCAAGTCTACGATTGCGGAGTGCGGGTTGCCGATGATGTCCGAAGAAACCAGAGGCTCGTCAGACGCCTCAACAATGTTCTTGTAGGGATACGCTTTGGCCTTTTCTCGGAAGAGCGCGTTGACCTCCTCTTTGGTCGTGTCTTTCTTGAGCAGGAACGTAAAATCCGAAATTGAGCCATTGATGGTGGGCACGCGCAGGGCAATGGCGTCAAACTTGCCTTTGAGGCCGGGAATGGTTTTGGCGGTGGCGATTGCCGCGCCCGTTGACGTGGGAATGATGTTGTGGCTCGCGGCGCGGGCCCTGCGGAAGTCCTTGCTCGGCCCATCCACCAGGTTCTGGGTTGAGGTATAGGAATGGAT containing:
- a CDS encoding nucleotidyltransferase domain-containing protein; this translates as MEQSDIATITDAAARVLAARKDVLFGYVFGSAATGGSRKGSDVDLAVYLDPAFRARFFDIRLELLEQFTRSLGSEADVVVLNTAAPFLRYVAMREGIVAFEGSREARIDFELKALNEYFDYQPVLAQYRARLAQSV
- a CDS encoding HIT domain-containing protein yields the protein MPDCIFCDIVAGRAPSHTIWEDEKHLAFLSIYPNTEGFSVVVTKEHYPSYAFDLPDEVLANLALAAKRVGKLLDGRLDGVGRTGMILEGYGVDHAHAKLFPMHGTAKETEWQKRASSVDKYFTEYEGYISSHDYKRADDAALAELAKKIRAET
- a CDS encoding succinylglutamate desuccinylase/aspartoacylase family protein, yielding MKIQSKQLTIGSLGVVDLSLPLIEVSSGVPGPRIVFIANQHGNEITPLFVLKELLALLKKYPLKKGTVVIISTANPLGLLFDSRQEPLDGDNLNRSFPGSSQKDLGKRIASAVFGEARKADLVVDLHTFSRQCPFLGILVKTGGEMEQICSKALRVIAPECIWQIDMERDADKHFSGALDLALVQEGVPAIALEMERHLTISSETISRIANSLFRLLSSYGMSDVSLSDVPQKEIPVFVSHYLYTDGGGIFVPSKNVFDEVRKGDVLGSVADIRTFAEEPVRAPVSGILLTVRFRDFVRTGSRLGSIGEQKDVL
- the msrA gene encoding peptide-methionine (S)-S-oxide reductase MsrA, with the translated sequence MQTQTIILGGGCFWCTEATFQMLRGVTSVTPGYAGGTVKNPTYDQVCSGSTGHAEVIRVEYDPNQIKFQDLLSIFFGVHDPTTLNRQGNDAGTQYRSIILYTRDDQRQEIERFIRELEDAKTFESPVITEVEPLGEFYEAEDYHHDYFKKNPDQAYCQAIINPKVAKLREKFAKFLRPLDKFRRRAILGLH
- the serS gene encoding serine--tRNA ligase: MLDMQFIREHPDKVKANNKIRKCAASVDEILKLDAERRSIITEIDEKRAALKAGSKSKPSPGEIKKLKALGDAVKILEQKLAPVESSLRELLIQLPNITHESVPVGTDETGNQEVKTWGEKPTFDFKVRDHAELGASKVSGARFWYLKNDLVMLEFALIQYSAHFMRAKGFTPILPPMLVREAAMFGTGFFPADKNEIYKVNADEDDLYLIGTAEVPLASYHADEVIDLSEGPLKYFGFSSCFRREAGTYGKDTTGIIRGHQFDKVEMFVFCKEGQSWDMHEDLLAISEEFWQSLKIPYHVLNMCSGDIGAPNAKKYDIEGWFPGQNAYRELASCSNDTDFQARRLNIKYKDGGTPKFVHTLNNTVCALGRTMIAIMENYQQKDGSIEIPKVLRDYMAGQKKIQ